In the genome of Bufo bufo chromosome 9, aBufBuf1.1, whole genome shotgun sequence, the window CCATTGCAGATCATACAGCTTTCCCAGAGTCCTAGACATTTTAGCAACTCCTATGTTGCTACATAATGTGACAGGTCTGCTAATCAAGGTCCAAAAAGCTGGGATACAACCCTATGTGAGAGGAAATAACAACCATGCAAGACTGCATTACTGTGTGTTTTATCTTCTAGGTGAAGGCCCTAATCTGACAGTTTATAGCTTAAGAAGCAGCGGTTTCCCATCATTGAGGCTCAAGGAGAACGTCCTTGCAGGTTACACCATTCATGGGATAAAGACTTCCACTTCAGAAGACTCAGACTCCTCTATCTTGTGTGTGTTTGGAAGTAAGGGTCTAATCGTGCTGAATTTCAACAGCGGAGAAGTAAGCCTGTCCAAAGTCTGTCAGCTTCGAGAGTTGCATGACTGGATATGGGACGTTCAGTGGCTTGGAGATGACTCACAGTCTGCTGCTTACCTTGGCGTAGCTTTGGGCCACAATTCTGTAGCTTACTATGATTATAGGGAAGGAAAAGTCCTGAAGGAAATCCACTGCTCAGAAAAATGCATCTTGTACTCTGCTCATTTTGTGGGAAGAACCTGGGAAGAGCTCACTCTGATCTCTGGGACGGTCTTCAACCAGCTCGTCATATGGGGAATGTCTGATCAAACCAATGAAGAAGGGAGAGTAGAGCCTCGCAGGAGAATAAGCGGGCACAATGGCGTCATTTTCAGCATATCTTATGAATTGCAGGGGGGTATTTTAGCTTCGGCCTCCGACGATCGCAGCCTTAGGGTGTGGAACGTGGGCAGTCTTCTTGACCGCGATCCAGAGGTCCAGTGTCTTCTCGTGTTGTACGGGCACCAAGCGAGAGTGTGGTCGGTCAGAGTTTTCCCAGACAACATCATCAGTATCGGTGAAGACTCTGCTTGTATTGTGTGGAACTACAGTGGCGACATTATCCATAACTTTAAAGGCCACAAAGGTCGGGGCATCAGAGCTGTTGCCGTCCAGGACCAACTTGGTTTGGTGGCGACGGGTGGAGCAGATGCTGGTATACGACTCTGGCAAATTAAAGAAAAGTCTTCCTCCTCTACCAACCTTCTGAACCTACATTTTGATGGCTCTAAGAACATTGGGGTCCCGAAGGCAATCATGTTAGCGGATATCAGTTGTCTTGTTGTAATGACGGACTTGGGCTATATATACACTTATAATTTTACCAGTAAGCAATGGTCCTTGGTTCTGGAGGATAAGAATTATAAATCGTATGGTCTCCTAGAGGTGGTCAGATTGGCTAAGTCCACCCTGTGTGCCATCGGTAACATAACTGGCAGCGTTAAGATCTTCTCACTTTCATCTGCTCCCTCTTGCAAGGAGTTGAAGCACCATGAAGGTAAAGTGCACAGCCTGACTTGGGTTGCCTCATCATCAGACACCTGTAGCCTGTTTTCTTCTGGTCCTAATGGAGTCCTTGTTTGGCTTGAAGTCACATGTGTGTCTGGAGATATCGCATCTGTCACTGAGAAGAGTAGGTTTCTTCTACCCACCTGCAAGCAGAGATGGCATACTAGCATAACATTTGTGCCTGAAGAAGGTTTGATTGTATGTGGTGACCGCAGAGGTTCACTGGTGCTGTTTCCAGTCAAGGACAGATCTTCACAGAATGCCAACAACCCTCAAACATCTAACATTTCCAGCCCACAAGGGCAAGAAGAAGAACCGGTCCATGTTCTTTTTGGCCTTCATGGTAAATTAGGTGTCACATCAGTGGCTTATCATAATAACTTTGTGTACAGCAGTGGTCGAGATGGGTTTTACCGCCAGTTGAAGTTGGAAGGGCGCCAGTTGGTCATGCTCCGCAAACTCAAGTCTTGTAAAGGGATGGAGTGGATTGAAAGTGTGTCTTTCACACCCGATGGAGACGTATACGTCCTTGGTTTCCACTCCACTGACTTTGTGGTGTGGAGTACGAGAACTAATGAGAAACGTCTCTGCATCCCTTGCGGTGGAGGACACAGATCTTGGAGCTACAGGACAGAAGGTCCATTGGAAGTGTTTGCCTTTATTAAATCTGGTGATGTGTTCGCCTACCAAAGCCAACCGGCTGAACGAATCCAGAATGTGTTAAAGGAACCTTTGCATGGCAGAGAACTGACTTGTGTTAAGTATGGTGGAACGGTTATGACTTCCAGCCAGGAACATCTTGGCATCCTTATTACAAGCAGTGAAGACACCACCGTTAATATTTGGGCCTTCAATGAAAATTCTAAACACCTTAATTGCCTTTCTACCCTAAGTGACCATCTCTCCAGTGTGAAAACTTTGGCTTTAGCCAGGACCACACATCAAGATGGTGTCCTCTCGACTCTGCTCTTCACTGCAGGGGGTAGGGCTCAGATTGAGGTTTATCGGTTGTGGATCCAAGCAGAGGAGGTTAATGGCAGCCTTACGTGTCAAGTCATCCACTTGGCTTCCCATCGACTGGATGAACACTGGGATAGAATCAGGAATAAACACAGGATGCTGAAGATGGACCCAGAAACCAGGTAACTGTctggtaacgggggaatcatccTAAGTTAGAGGGTCTGTCACCTGCACAGGTGGCAGGAGCTATCCATATATACTTACAGTAAATGAAACAACTTGCCTGCTCATGTGTCCTCCTTGAGAGCTATGGATACATGTGCCACAGACTATGTTACcataaggggttgtctcatcttgctgTTAGGTAGACAGAGGGAGGAGACCCCCTTTGTGACCACTGCAGTTCTCGCACGATGCAATCGAGGATGCCAATGGGTTTCATTTACACCCAACAAGTGTCTAGTCTCTTGATGGATAGGGGAGGGTATCCTTTACTTGCATGGGTGCCAAcaggctcttaaaggggttgcctcatctTGCTGTTACGAAGGTGAGTCCCGAACAACCAGCCAGCCGGGATACAGCAGAACGCACAAGCTGCAGAAGGTGAACAATGTAGGACGGCAAGCTATGCAGtttccctaagggctcatgcacacaaccatatttttttctctttctgttcCGCTtggggaaccattcacttcaatgggtccgcaaaaaaatggaaatgactcagtgtgcattcttTTTCCGTATGTCctcatgtctgttccgcaaacaaatagaacatgtcctattcctgtgcgttttgcagacaagaacaggcattggTACAATGAATTGCAATACGGATATCGcagacgtcatccgtgttttgcggactgcaaaatacatatggtcatgtggaaACGGCTTGCTGTGCCACACTGTTTCTGTAGTTCCCATGCACTGCAATTGGAGCTACTGCAACAGACAGCGCCGGTACACTTTGCTGTTTCCCCGCCGGATCGGGACCGTTTCTCATCTCACGTTTGTAACCGTAAGAATAACTAGAACAGACAGCGCAACATAGGAAGGACCGCAAAGGAAGAAGGTAAGTGAGAGGATGACCAAAGCCGCTCACCTTCTAATGTTGTGCTGTGGGCACAACACCACCAAGGGCCTTTGAAAATGCCTGCGAGCAGCCAGGGGGTCCCTTCAGATGCCGGTTGGGTCGAAGATGCAAGGAGAAGAACAGCAGGATCTCCAGAACGGCAGGAAACAGGGAGGTTGTGCCTTTCTGGAGTTCCTACTGTTCTTTTCCTTGCACCTTtgtaacaacccctttaagagcctgTTGACATGCATGCAAGTACAGGACCCATCAAGAGACCAGACGCTTGTTGCATCATGGGAGCACTGCAGGGGTGACAAAGGGGGCGCTTCCTCCCTCTATCAACTGCTTAGAtgctgtggcatctgaggggttaaacagccAGGATCTAAATTATCTGTCATAGCAGCAGCACAGTAAATGTACAGCAGGTGACGCCGAGGGGTTATtatgtaaaaagtttttttttttttaatgccttgTTTCATGGCTTCTATTGTCTTTTTGCCAGATACATGTCAGTCTCCACAGTGGATGAGATTCCAGAGAGCGTGAAGCCTGCGTCCTGCGTGTATCTCGCCGCTGCCTGTAGTGATGGATCTGTAAGGTGTGAATTATATTAATGTCACCAGACAAACCCTGTAATGTGTACCTgtggtcaccactagagggagctcactgaagACACATTTATTATTagtgagctccacctagtggtgaggGCAGGATGTTATCCTTCATCCAAGTGTCTAGCAGTGAATTTAAACCCACAACAATTCGCCTATTTTGGGCTTTAAAGATCTGgtgaggttttttattttttttcatcctcGCATTCCAAaagcaatacttttttttaaaattttaaaattttattttgccTAGTAGGCATATTTATACAATGCAGACCAGGGGGGCCATTGTTAAGCTGCCATAGCAACTATTGGCACCCATTTTGGGGGATGGGAACATGGTGTGACAGAGTGAGCCCCCTCACTGTCCAGCCAATCAGATGCCAAAGTCACTATCAACTGTAGCATCTAAGGCATTCTAGTGCCTGGATCGAATTATCTTGAATCACTGTGGTAACTATGTAACATTCGTATATCTTATATACtgtgagaggttccctttaaatattcagTCCACTATAAGATGCCCTAACAAAATGAAAGGGaggttttattttaaaaaaattgcttctgCGCGGGATTGGCCATCTGATTGGCTAAGACCTGTAACCTGTCGTGCGTCTACATTTTGAGACCCCTGACCGGAGCATCGGGGGGCTGTTTTGAACCCAGTATATCAGACTGTTCATTGACGCCATGTTGATTAGTTTACTTGGTGGTTTTTATGTCTCTGTAGATTCTTTGCGATGAGTAAGCGTTCCCGGCAGATGATATTGGTAGCGGAGTCCTTTTACCACCAGCGCTGTGTACTGAAAGTCGAGACCTTTGTCCACACTTCCGGCAAAGATTCAAGGTAAAACTCCGGAAAAATGTTAAATAGTGTGCCACAGACCAATGTATACTCGACTTTAAGGGGTTAACGCATCTGGAAGCACCAGGACTGCCTACTGAATTCCCTGACGATCAGCGATCGCCCTATACGCTTCTCCTGCAGCGGCCACTACAGGAGAAATGTGGTATTACGCGACCTCCAGTGAAATGAATAGGCGATCGTGTCATTGAGTCCTCCAGAGTGGTAGTCCCTCTTTACAGCGGTTCTTGGTTCTGTCTGATAAGAGGGGGCCCCCTTTATGATGTCCATATACTCTATTAGGGCTGACCACTCTTTTTAAATCTCATTTTTTTCAAGATGTTCGATAGGACAGAACGTTCGGGAGTCGTTACTACACAGATAAGAGTATTTGGTATTCAGGAAacggggaaagctgagtgacaccCCCTGTGGGAAATGTAATGGTGACCATATTGGTTGTGTCATGTGATGCATTTGTACCTTTGCTATAGGCTGACACTGGATGAATACGATTCTTCTTTATTTCAGAGTCATGCTGTGCAGTGCCGCTACTGATGGTCGCATTGCCTTATGGGATATAACTGCTACAGTATCCCATGCCGATAGGCTGCTGGAGAAGGGGCATCCAGATTGTCCTCTGCCGGGTAAGTCTGTAGGTGATGCTTGATTTGTGGCCATCACTAGCATTAAAGGGGGTTGTGCAGGATTAGATAAAGATGGCTGCCTTCTTCcacaaacagcgccacacctgtccacaggatgtGCGTGGTActcaccccattcactttaatgaagtCGAGCTGCAATTCCAGACGCGGCCCATGGACTAATGTGGCACTGTTTGCCGACGCCTTTAAGATGCTGCatgctgccccttaacagtgtttTATAAATAAAACCTATTGTTATAAAATAACAAAGGAAGTCACTAAGAATCATAACGTGTTGTTTCTGttttgcataatttttttatgcagcctgcagtataaagcatggagtttttttgtttttatatcacGTTAGATCTTCATAGAATAGCAGACTGTAAAGACATTGGTGACTTaagtggttcctgtctctgggcaggggctgtattgtctcttgAAGAGGGCGGTTAGTAGCAGTGTCATCCTAGTGCACACTCCAGCACGTTAGTACCGGTGCACACTGAAGAGGCTCATGACACATTAATTAAGTGCTGAGTGATGTGCCCGGGGTTACAACAAAAGAGAACATTTGAAACCGTGGTACGTAACATGTCTGTGATGAGGAGGGTTCTGTGCCTCCGTCTTGTGCTTCATGTCTGACCCCCAATATCtagtgcagggctggccaacctgcggctctccagctgttgtaaaactacaattcccaccatgccctgctgtaggctgatagttgtagttttgcaacagctggagagccgcaggttggcctgcCCTGATCTAGtgtaacatataaaaaaaaggggttctccactttgGACAATCTACTTGTTAAAAGCATCAATTGACAATAACCTGGTGGCAAAGTGTAATCTGTAGGGAgacctggcagtaagtgttcagtttTCCTGCAGCGCCTCCCCAGGTGAAATGGAGCATTACACATTGCCCATTGCAAgcctgtgtaatgcaggacaggacaggtcctccacagGGAGAGACACTCTTTGTACCCACTCTCTGATGAAGAGAAGAGGATCCTGAACTGAAAATTGTTTTCTATTCTGAACAAAACCTtgaagaaacaaaaaaataaaataaaaaaagatacaaaTGATAAAAGGTATAGTagtaataaaaaaaggaaaaaagagatTATCTGCAGGGAATTGATGTCCCTGGAGTCCCAGTGCATAATTTATAAAAGTCCCCCTGACTATTATATCTAGGGAGGAGCATGACACaggaataaaaaaacaaaaaacacttgtgtcatgctccgcccacTCAGGATAATACAGTGTTTAAGTGAAATAATtgaaataaattattcagtacatTGTTTAAGAAGAAACCAAGGGCTAAAGAATGGATGAGACTAATGAGGCTTCTGCTCCTTGCAGATCTGGGACCTGTTTGCTTTACGGTCTCCGCTCACCAGTGTGGGGTCAACAGTCTCTGCGTCCAGATGACTATGGATGGGCAATACTTGGTCGCCAGTGGAGGAGATGACAATTCCATCTCCGTGTGTTGGTTAACATTGGACCATACATCTCAGGAGGATCCAAGAGGAGCCGTCCAACTTCTCCGGTCAGTCTCCGTCAACTCCGCGCACGCGGCACATGTCACCGGCCTGCGCATCCTCGGAGATGACCTCTTGGTATCTGTGTCTGTGGATCAGCGTCTGTCTCTTTGGAGTCTTGGGGAGAACGGACTTCAGCACGTGGCCACCAGATTCTGTCACGTGGCCGATGTGTCCGGGTTGGACTGTTGGACTCATGATAAAGGACATCTATGTGTGATCTGCGGGCAAGGACTGGAGATTGTGAAGTGGGAGCAATAAATATCCTGAAAATGTACTGAGATTATGTTTCTAAAATATATGTAATCTACAAAAAACGAAAGTTATATTTATAAGGTGTGTTTGTACATTAAACCAGAATCAAGAGCGAAGACATTTACATAACTAACTCATCACATGTGTATTTCTTACCACAGgaggcagcagtattatagtagttatattcttgtacataggagcagtattatagtagttatattcttgtacataggagcagtattatagtagttatattcttgtacataggaggcagtattatagtagttatattcttgtacataggaggcagtattatagtagttatattcttgtacataggaggcagtattatagtagttatattcttgtacataggagcagtattatagtagttatattcttgtacataggaggcagtattatagtagttatattcctgtacataggagcagtattatagtagttatattcttgtacataggagcagtattatagtagttatattcttgtacatagaagcagtattatagtagttatattcttgtacataggaggcagtattttagtagttatattcttgtacataggaggcagtattatagtagttatattcttgtacataggaggcagtattatagtagttatattcttgtacataggagcagtattatagtagttatattcttgtacataggagcagtattatagtagttatattcttgcacataggagcagtattatagtagttatattcttgtacataggagcagtattatagtagttatattcttgtacataggagcagtattatagtagttatattcttgtacataggaggcagtattatagtagttatattcttgtacataggagcagtattatagtagttatattcttgtacataggagcagtattatagtagttatattcttgtacataggggcagtattatagtagttatattcttgtatataggaggcagtattatagtagttatattcttgtacataggagcagtattatacagggagtgcagaattattaggcaagttgtatttttgaggattaattttattattgaacaacaaccatgttctcaatgaacccaaaaaactcattaatatcaaagctgaatatttttggaagtagtttttagtttgtttttagttttagctattttagggggatatctgtgtgtgcaggtgactattactgtgcataattattaggcaacttaacaaaaaacaaatatatacccatttcaattatttatttttaccagtgaaaccaatataacatctcaacattcacaaatatacatttctgacattcaaaaacaaaacaaaaacaaatcagtgaccaatatagccacatttctttgcaaggacactcaaaagcctgccatccatggattctgtcagtgttttgatctgttcaccatcaacattgcgtgcagcagcaaccacagcctcccagacactgttcagagaggtgtactgttttccctccttgtaaatctcacatttgatgatggaccacaggttctcaatggggttcagatcaggttaacaaggaggccatgtcattagattttcttcttttataccctttcttgccagccacgctgtggagtacttggacgcgtgtgatggagcattgtcctgcatgaaaatcatgtttttcttgaaggatgcagacttcttcctgtaccactgcttgaagaaggtgtcttccagaaactggcagtaggactgggagttgagcttgactccatcctcaacccgaaaaggccccacaagctcatctttgatgataccagcccaaaccagtactccacctccaccttgctggcgtctgagtaggactggagctctctgccctttaccaatccagccacgggcccatccatctggcccatcaagactcactctcatttcatcagtccattaaaccttagaaaaatcagtcttgagatatttcttggcccagtcttgacgtttcagcttgtgtgtcttgttcagtggtggtcgtctttcagcctttcttaccttggccatgtctctgagtattgcacaccttgtgcttttgggcactccagtgatgttgcagctctgaaatatggccaaactggtggcaagtggcatcttggcagctgcacgcttgacttttctcagttcatgggcagttattttgcgccttggtttttccatacGCTTCTTGCgatcctgttgactattttgaatgaaacgcttgattgttcgatgatcacgcttcagaagctttgcaattttaagagtgctgcatccctctgcaagatatctcactatttttgacttttctgagcctgtcaagtccttcttttgacccattttgccaaaggaaaggaagttgcctaataattatgcacacctaatatagggtgttgatgtcattagaccacaccccttctcattacagagatgcacatcacctaatatgcttaattggtagtaggctttcgagcctatacagcttggagtaagacaacatgcataaagaggatgatgtggtcaaaatactcatttgcctaataattctgcacgcagtgtagtagttatattcttgtacatagggggcagtattatagtagttatattcttgtacataggaggcagtattatagtagttatattcttgtacataggagcagtattatagtagttatattcttgtacataggaggcagtattatagtagttatattcttgtatataggaggcagtattatagtagttatattcttgtacataggggcagtattatagtagttatattcttgtacataggagcagtattatagtagttatattcttgtacataggagcagtattatagtagttatattcttgtacataggagcagtattatagtagttatattcttgtacataggaggcagtattatagtagttatattcttgtacataggagcagtattatagtagttatattcctgtacatgggagcagtattatagtagttatattcttgtacataggggcagtattatagtagttacattcttgtatataggaggcagtattatagtagttatattctttgaaaattctctttttattgaaaagtataTTGAAAATACATACTACAACATTATGCAGTGACATATACAAAGTGGTTGATATCGTACATTGCTTTGAGTATACATAACAGCTTGAAGGACTGTAGATATGGACCTAAACAGAATTCCGTATATAAATAACAGGACAATACTAATTTCCCATTTTTCACATATAGACAGAATAATCATATCCCATTATACAAGTATTATGCAAAGGTTACAGATGCATCTTACCAGTATATAAAGGTCTTGTAGTATGACTGGTGAACATAATGACGCAGAAATAGAGGAAAAAGAGGAGGGGAAGGATATGGGGACAAGGAATAGGAGGGAGGGAAGGATAAAGAGGAATAACCAAAAACAACAATCCATCCATGACACTCGTTCGTATGCAGGATATTAGATATCTAAAGTGCATATTGAATGTATTCATATTCACAGGTATTATTTTGTCAGTGACTCAGACATGGTCCAGAACGCGTACCATTAATGCGCATATATACCCTCTACCCGTGAGCTCATAATGTACCACTACTAGCAGACCCGTGAGCCGTCTGACTATTCGGAGGGTCATCCCTAAACATGAGCCAGGGTGTCCACAGCTTCACATATTTATTGTGATTCCTGTCCTCCCAACTCGCCAGTTCCTCCATACGACAGATATGGTCCACCTTGTTCAGCCATGCCTCCACAGTGGGGGGTTCTGTACTCAACCAGTGCTGCGGGATGAGCAGCCTTGCCGCCTGGAGTAATTGGGTGGTTAAGCATCTTTTTGAGGGAGAGAAAGAGGGAGTTGGGAGCCACAGGAGCACAAGAGTAGGGGGCACCTCCACAACTACATGTGTTATTTTCTGAATAGTGGATAAGACACCTTCCCAGAATGGACGGATCCTAGGACAAGACCAGAAGATGTGAGACAGAGTACCTGTGTCTTCCATACACCTCCAGCATTTATCGTCCTGTCTCATACCCCTGATAAACATCTGCTTCGGAGTCATGTACCACTGGGTGAGGACTTTGTATGTGTGTTCCTGTATCCTGGTACAGCTTGAGAAACCGTGGGAGTGCGCATGTATCCTCATAATGTCAGTCTCATTCAGTTCCACCTCAAGTTCAGCAGCCCAATGCCTCAGGTATTGCGGTGTTCCAGGGGAGCGGGGAGTAACCAAAGCCAAGTAACACAGAGAGATCAGTTTACGTGGGATGGACTCAAATGTTAAAAGTTTCTCAAACCAAGACTGTGTAGGTTTATGTCTATTACTCTCTATTAGTGGTCTGGAGACTGAGTTAAGTTCAATCAGTTCtaaaaaattacacttttttataagGTTGTGTAGTGGGTGTTGGTCAGATAAGTCGCCCGAGGTCGCCCCCAAGAATTCCTCTGTTGTAAACTTGCGTAGTTTATGCCAGGTCGTTGCTATTTGTTTGGTATTCGGTCGTATAGTGAAAGGAAGAAGATCCGCTGGCATAGATGGAGAGGGGTTATTTAGGAGGTTAAGTTTGCCATTTAACTGTTGAATTACTGAGGCGGTTCCCCTAAGCAGAACTTGTGACCTAAGATTAGAAGTAGTAAGACCCCAGAGGCCCGCCCTCTGGACAGATGAAAGTTGGGCAAGTTCT includes:
- the WDR6 gene encoding WD repeat-containing protein 6 isoform X1, coding for MESQLLVAPITALEFVGDHLLAGEGPNLTVYSLRSSGFPSLRLKENVLAGYTIHGIKTSTSEDSDSSILCVFGSKGLIVLNFNSGEVSLSKVCQLRELHDWIWDVQWLGDDSQSAAYLGVALGHNSVAYYDYREGKVLKEIHCSEKCILYSAHFVGRTWEELTLISGTVFNQLVIWGMSDQTNEEGRVEPRRRISGHNGVIFSISYELQGGILASASDDRSLRVWNVGSLLDRDPEVQCLLVLYGHQARVWSVRVFPDNIISIGEDSACIVWNYSGDIIHNFKGHKGRGIRAVAVQDQLGLVATGGADAGIRLWQIKEKSSSSTNLLNLHFDGSKNIGVPKAIMLADISCLVVMTDLGYIYTYNFTSKQWSLVLEDKNYKSYGLLEVVRLAKSTLCAIGNITGSVKIFSLSSAPSCKELKHHEGKVHSLTWVASSSDTCSLFSSGPNGVLVWLEVTCVSGDIASVTEKSRFLLPTCKQRWHTSITFVPEEGLIVCGDRRGSLVLFPVKDRSSQNANNPQTSNISSPQGQEEEPVHVLFGLHGKLGVTSVAYHNNFVYSSGRDGFYRQLKLEGRQLVMLRKLKSCKGMEWIESVSFTPDGDVYVLGFHSTDFVVWSTRTNEKRLCIPCGGGHRSWSYRTEGPLEVFAFIKSGDVFAYQSQPAERIQNVLKEPLHGRELTCVKYGGTVMTSSQEHLGILITSSEDTTVNIWAFNENSKHLNCLSTLSDHLSSVKTLALARTTHQDGVLSTLLFTAGGRAQIEVYRLWIQAEEVNGSLTCQVIHLASHRLDEHWDRIRNKHRMLKMDPETRYMSVSTVDEIPESVKPASCVYLAAACSDGSVRFFAMSKRSRQMILVAESFYHQRCVLKVETFVHTSGKDSRVMLCSAATDGRIALWDITATVSHADRLLEKGHPDCPLPDLGPVCFTVSAHQCGVNSLCVQMTMDGQYLVASGGDDNSISVCWLTLDHTSQEDPRGAVQLLRSVSVNSAHAAHVTGLRILGDDLLVSVSVDQRLSLWSLGENGLQHVATRFCHVADVSGLDCWTHDKGHLCVICGQGLEIVKWEQ
- the WDR6 gene encoding WD repeat-containing protein 6 isoform X2, which produces MESQLLVAPITALEFVGDHLLAGEGPNLTVYSLRSSGFPSLRLKENVLAGYTIHGIKTSTSEDSDSSILCVFGSKGLIVLNFNSGEVSLSKVCQLRELHDWIWDVQWLGDDSQSAAYLGVALGHNSVAYYDYREGKVLKEIHCSEKCILYSAHFVGRTWEELTLISGTVFNQLVIWGMSDQTNEEGRVEPRRRISGHNGVIFSISYELQGGILASASDDRSLRVWNVGSLLDRDPEVQCLLVLYGHQARVWSVRVFPDNIISIGEDSACIVWNYSGDIIHNFKGHKGRGIRAVAVQDQLGLVATGGADAGIRLWQIKEKSSSSTNLLNLHFDGSKNIGVPKAIMLADISCLVVMTDLGYIYTYNFTSKQWSLVLEDKNYKSYGLLEVVRLAKSTLCAIGNITGSVKIFSLSSAPSCKELKHHEGKVHSLTWVASSSDTCSLFSSGPNGVLVWLEVTCVSGDIASVTEKSRFLLPTCKQRWHTSITFVPEEGLIVCGDRRGSLVLFPVKDRSSQNANNPQTSNISSPQGQEEEPVHVLFGLHGKLGVTSVAYHNNFVYSSGRDGFYRQLKLEGRQLVMLRKLKSCKGMEWIESVSFTPDGDVYVLGFHSTDFVVWSTRTNEKRLCIPCGGGHRSWSYRTEGPLEVFAFIKSGDVFAYQSQPAERIQNVLKEPLHGRELTCVKYGGTVMTSSQEHLGILITSSEDTTVNIWAFNENSKHLNCLSTLSDHLSSVKTLALARTTHQDGVLSTLLFTAGGRAQIEVYRLWIQAEEVNGSLTCQVIHLASHRLDEHWDRIRNKHRMLKMDPETRYMSVSTVDEIPESVKPASCVYLAAACSDGSVRFFAMSKRSRQMILVAESFYHQRCVLKVETFVHTSGKDSRVMLCSAATDGRIALWDITATVSHADRLLEKGHPDCPLPDISRHQMPGRRINRTRGFAVNQERSREGDSSKRPKY